In Propionimicrobium sp. PCR01-08-3, one DNA window encodes the following:
- a CDS encoding response regulator transcription factor, with translation MSVRVLLVDDQEMIRVGFRMVLDARDGIDIVGEADDGDTALALLDEVEADVVLMDVRMPRMSGVEATRRVRERENPPKVLILTTFDLDEYAYEALRAGASGFLLKDTPLDEVVTAIRHVYEGDAVVAPSTTRRLLDHFARRLPAPATEEPAPTQKVFDELTPREHEVMRLVARGWSNAEIAEHLVLSEGTVKVHVGRILTKLDLRDRVQAVVLAYESGLVETGTT, from the coding sequence ATGAGCGTCCGTGTGCTGCTGGTCGATGACCAGGAGATGATCCGGGTCGGGTTCCGGATGGTGCTCGACGCCCGTGACGGCATCGACATCGTTGGAGAGGCCGACGACGGCGACACCGCCCTCGCGCTGCTGGACGAGGTCGAGGCGGATGTCGTGCTGATGGATGTGCGGATGCCCAGAATGAGTGGGGTCGAAGCGACCCGCCGCGTCCGGGAACGCGAGAACCCGCCCAAGGTGCTGATCCTGACGACCTTCGATCTGGACGAGTACGCCTATGAAGCTCTGCGGGCAGGGGCGTCGGGGTTTCTGCTCAAGGACACTCCGCTCGATGAGGTCGTCACTGCGATCCGTCATGTGTACGAGGGTGATGCGGTGGTCGCGCCGTCCACGACTCGCCGCCTGCTGGACCATTTTGCCCGCAGGCTGCCGGCACCCGCTACTGAAGAGCCGGCGCCGACGCAGAAGGTTTTCGATGAGTTGACGCCGAGGGAGCACGAGGTGATGCGGCTGGTCGCGCGAGGCTGGTCGAACGCGGAGATCGCCGAGCATCTGGTGCTGTCGGAGGGCACCGTGAAGGTGCATGTCGGTCGCATTCTCACCAAGCTCGATCTGCGCGACCGGGTCCAGGCGGTCGTCCTCGCCTACGAATCCGGACTCGTCGAAACCGGCACCACCTGA
- a CDS encoding FtsX-like permease family protein — MPVIVVIALVTVLIGTCMNQFVWTNSPGFTQAATRAGLDPAAFGIVSVTIYVLVAVLSFFALTVVGSATVERTRGTFAQWRLAGATPRQIRSALWCLVAVASITGALPGSLVSIGASAAAIPVFNQMAANSFPGGLGDFDPPAFHPSFLAWAASFSLGTITCLLGAFVPSRRAAAVEPVEAVRGLAVRRRRGAWGRWVFGGLLLLIAVTFSLGGAFAPAALEPGVEAAGMVNAAIQAGLFAAAGVYVLGPELIPIVLALIRVILRPFRAVALGVLATRAARADAEANANMIAPLAAALGLGGVIFTVLRSYQTTMQAAGFELAVPNYSDTVVMTGLFGFVCLLTSVAVIMLSGRDAVREQAVLRSAGMTPGQVLAFTAWRSVLLTGCAVVFALIPIGLGATLLVSRSVILTGHPILDIPWTGLLVAVLACWGALFLVQWLQVASWVRREIAVSLRRA; from the coding sequence ATGCCGGTAATCGTGGTGATCGCCCTGGTGACAGTGCTGATCGGGACGTGCATGAACCAGTTCGTCTGGACTAACAGCCCCGGCTTCACACAAGCTGCGACACGGGCGGGGCTTGATCCGGCAGCGTTCGGTATCGTGTCGGTCACGATCTACGTCCTTGTCGCGGTGCTGTCGTTCTTCGCACTCACCGTCGTCGGATCGGCGACCGTGGAGCGCACGCGGGGCACGTTCGCGCAGTGGCGGCTCGCCGGTGCGACGCCTCGGCAGATCCGATCGGCCCTGTGGTGCCTCGTCGCCGTCGCGAGCATCACCGGTGCGCTGCCGGGGTCGCTGGTGTCGATCGGGGCGAGCGCGGCGGCGATCCCGGTGTTCAATCAGATGGCCGCGAACAGTTTCCCCGGTGGTCTCGGGGACTTCGATCCTCCCGCCTTCCATCCGTCATTCCTCGCGTGGGCGGCGTCGTTCTCCCTCGGGACGATCACGTGCCTGCTTGGGGCATTCGTGCCGTCCCGACGTGCCGCTGCCGTAGAGCCGGTCGAGGCGGTGCGCGGGCTGGCGGTGCGGCGTCGCCGGGGCGCGTGGGGCAGGTGGGTGTTCGGCGGACTGCTGCTCCTGATAGCGGTCACGTTCTCCCTCGGCGGCGCGTTCGCTCCAGCCGCGTTGGAGCCGGGTGTGGAGGCGGCCGGGATGGTGAACGCCGCGATCCAGGCGGGATTATTCGCCGCTGCAGGCGTCTACGTTCTTGGCCCCGAGCTCATCCCCATCGTTCTCGCTCTCATCCGCGTGATCCTGCGCCCGTTCCGGGCCGTAGCGCTCGGGGTGCTGGCGACGCGGGCGGCACGTGCGGATGCCGAGGCGAACGCGAACATGATCGCGCCGCTCGCGGCCGCGCTCGGGCTGGGCGGGGTGATCTTCACCGTCCTGCGCTCCTACCAGACGACGATGCAGGCGGCGGGGTTCGAGCTGGCCGTCCCGAACTATTCGGACACGGTCGTGATGACAGGGTTGTTCGGGTTCGTGTGCCTGCTCACCAGCGTCGCCGTCATCATGCTCTCCGGCCGGGATGCCGTCAGGGAGCAGGCGGTGTTGCGCAGCGCGGGCATGACGCCAGGCCAGGTGCTCGCCTTCACCGCCTGGCGGAGCGTCCTGCTCACCGGCTGTGCGGTTGTGTTTGCGCTGATCCCGATCGGCCTCGGCGCAACCCTGCTTGTCTCGCGTTCTGTGATCCTCACCGGGCATCCGATTCTCGACATCCCCTGGACAGGGCTCCTGGTCGCGGTGCTCGCCTGTTGGGGAGCGTTGTTCCTCGTCCAATGGCTTCAGGTGGCATCGTGGGTTCGTCGGGAGATCGCGGTAAGCCTGAGAAGAGCGTAG
- a CDS encoding histidine kinase, with translation MGSSGDRGKPEKSVGVHVGRQTTHVARDGLHAIWSSLDEWTQQSARAPERPTVGAMISVLLCTSYQTLLVTRLLFAGTVLDGTAYLLTRDWYGALIVIFMTIGAAVLLIWRPRQPLVVLLIECLLYGLASAFQMSDYLVFPLLFALFSCVARPAGRQIAAGIGVVWVVMTVSALVSAEPSAFDSEYLGQLVTAAATIALAVAARSVQGWRRSRLQALSEERRSEQLAWQRDRAISRTRIAAELHDSVGHGLTTIIALAEGLTGTTGDATVDEALAGINSVARESLDDTRRAVRALADPDDQPEDTSSVPVRVHEWDEIRGVLGRVRSLGVTVVFTETGRRPSDICHADLCFALTREAITNAMRHSDDLRQITVAWDHDDDVATTVTVRSVSDPSHEAGTSGHPAASETGTGLQRLQAMVIETGGTMSYGASAAGEWTVQARVLAAGEADR, from the coding sequence GTGGGTTCGTCGGGAGATCGCGGTAAGCCTGAGAAGAGCGTAGGGGTGCATGTGGGCAGGCAGACAACACACGTCGCGCGTGATGGCCTGCACGCGATCTGGTCGTCCCTCGATGAGTGGACGCAGCAGTCCGCGCGGGCACCGGAGCGCCCGACCGTCGGCGCCATGATCTCGGTTCTGTTGTGCACGAGCTATCAGACGCTGCTGGTGACCCGACTGCTCTTTGCCGGCACCGTGCTCGACGGCACCGCCTACCTACTCACCCGTGACTGGTATGGCGCGCTGATCGTCATCTTCATGACCATCGGTGCGGCAGTGCTGCTGATCTGGAGACCGCGACAGCCCTTGGTGGTGCTGTTGATCGAGTGTCTTCTCTACGGCCTCGCCTCCGCGTTTCAGATGAGCGACTACCTGGTGTTTCCGCTTCTGTTTGCCTTGTTCAGTTGCGTCGCGCGTCCGGCGGGCCGGCAGATCGCCGCCGGAATCGGTGTTGTGTGGGTGGTGATGACCGTCAGCGCGCTGGTCTCGGCAGAGCCGAGCGCGTTCGACTCGGAGTATCTGGGCCAACTGGTAACTGCCGCCGCGACGATCGCGCTGGCGGTGGCCGCCCGGAGCGTCCAAGGTTGGCGACGCTCTCGCCTGCAAGCGTTGAGCGAAGAACGCCGCTCCGAGCAGCTCGCCTGGCAACGAGACCGCGCGATCTCACGCACCCGGATCGCGGCCGAACTGCACGACAGCGTCGGCCACGGTCTCACGACGATCATCGCCCTGGCCGAGGGGCTGACGGGAACGACCGGCGACGCCACGGTCGATGAGGCGCTGGCAGGTATCAATTCGGTGGCCCGGGAGAGCCTGGACGACACCAGGCGGGCGGTTCGGGCATTGGCCGATCCGGACGATCAGCCCGAAGACACCTCGTCTGTCCCGGTTCGGGTGCATGAGTGGGACGAGATCCGTGGCGTGCTGGGGCGCGTGCGCTCGCTCGGAGTGACCGTCGTTTTCACCGAGACCGGACGACGGCCATCAGACATATGCCATGCCGATCTCTGCTTCGCCCTCACGCGGGAGGCCATCACGAACGCGATGCGTCACAGCGACGATCTACGGCAGATCACCGTCGCCTGGGATCACGACGACGACGTGGCGACGACGGTCACAGTGCGAAGCGTCAGCGATCCATCACACGAGGCGGGCACGTCCGGCCATCCGGCCGCGTCCGAAACCGGAACCGGGCTACAGCGCTTGCAGGCGATGGTCATCGAAACCGGTGGCACGATGAGCTACGGGGCGTCCGCGGCCGGCGAGTGGACCGTGCAGGCGAGAGTCCTGGCAGCCGGCGAGGCAGACCGATGA
- a CDS encoding sensor histidine kinase has translation MVPFLPLYADDALRLIVMLLVSIVLCFSYLWRRRFPLPVLAVMLVAACVPFLLDADNALIVADAMLVLSVYNVASRYRWPVSVPAAAAVICWLVVAVQDLLRLKWVNIGDVGVLVVVIAWVWTWGTLARVRRAYIEGLRERTAQLEREQAALAQVVAATERARIAREMHDVVSHGLTEVVVLADAAASTVDADPAQAQTVMWRVRDTGRSALAEMRRMLDVLRDDEPGSHAPQPGIDRLPDLIGQAREAGLPVEFTVEGTVVSLPAGVDLAVFRVVQEALTNVRKHAGTVSQVDVRLDYGDEAVMVTISDDGTGSSDAGDVPGGGHGLVGMTARAAAYGGTVQAGPGPTGGFTVSVRLPVGGES, from the coding sequence ATGGTGCCGTTTCTGCCGCTGTATGCGGACGATGCACTGCGGCTGATCGTGATGCTGCTCGTCTCGATCGTGCTGTGTTTCTCGTATCTGTGGCGTCGCCGGTTCCCGTTGCCGGTGCTCGCGGTGATGCTGGTGGCGGCTTGTGTTCCCTTCTTGCTGGACGCGGACAACGCGCTGATCGTCGCGGACGCGATGCTGGTGCTGTCGGTCTACAACGTCGCTTCCCGCTACCGATGGCCGGTGTCGGTGCCTGCGGCGGCCGCTGTCATCTGTTGGCTGGTCGTCGCAGTGCAGGACCTGCTGCGGCTGAAATGGGTGAACATCGGCGATGTCGGTGTGCTTGTCGTCGTGATCGCGTGGGTGTGGACGTGGGGAACACTCGCCCGGGTTCGGCGAGCCTATATCGAGGGCTTGCGTGAGCGGACCGCTCAGCTGGAGCGGGAGCAGGCGGCGCTGGCGCAGGTCGTCGCTGCGACGGAGCGGGCGAGGATCGCCCGGGAGATGCATGATGTCGTCTCGCATGGTTTGACCGAGGTTGTGGTGCTCGCTGACGCCGCCGCATCTACCGTCGATGCCGACCCGGCGCAGGCACAGACAGTGATGTGGCGGGTGCGGGATACCGGTCGGAGTGCGCTCGCGGAGATGCGGCGCATGCTCGACGTGCTCCGTGACGACGAGCCGGGTTCGCACGCCCCACAACCCGGCATCGATCGCCTGCCCGATCTGATCGGCCAGGCGCGTGAGGCGGGCTTGCCGGTCGAATTCACCGTCGAGGGCACCGTGGTTTCGTTACCGGCCGGGGTCGATCTGGCCGTGTTCCGCGTGGTGCAGGAAGCACTGACGAATGTGCGTAAGCACGCCGGCACGGTCTCTCAAGTCGACGTGCGGCTGGATTATGGTGATGAAGCGGTGATGGTCACGATCAGCGACGACGGCACCGGCTCATCGGACGCAGGCGATGTACCCGGTGGTGGGCATGGACTGGTCGGAATGACCGCGCGCGCCGCCGCGTACGGCGGGACGGTGCAGGCAGGGCCGGGGCCCACGGGCGGGTTCACGGTGTCGGTGCGGCTGCCGGTGGGAGGAGAGTCATGA
- a CDS encoding ABC transporter ATP-binding protein translates to MTEQVMVDPISAEGVSQRIAGSDTWILRGCSVQLPRAGLTAIVGPSGAGKTSLMYCLSGLDRPAEGRVLLDGTDIYRLGRERRAKFLRDRVGFVFQQYNLIPYLTLEENVLLPEQLAGRRVPRDESTQMLARFGLEEKRTTVASALSGGEQQRAALCRAMLLRPSIVFADEPTGALDSANSQLVLRVLRDLTMQGTTVVMVTHDVDAAALADRVVFMRDGAITGVTGPLDADSILARMRQLPADSTREG, encoded by the coding sequence ATGACAGAGCAGGTTATGGTCGATCCGATATCGGCGGAGGGTGTGAGCCAGCGGATCGCCGGCTCCGACACGTGGATTCTGCGGGGCTGCTCGGTGCAGTTGCCGCGTGCCGGGCTGACGGCGATCGTGGGGCCGAGCGGCGCGGGGAAGACGTCGCTCATGTATTGCCTGAGCGGGCTGGATCGCCCGGCCGAGGGGCGGGTCCTACTCGACGGCACCGACATCTACAGGCTGGGCCGGGAACGGCGGGCGAAATTTTTGCGCGACCGAGTGGGGTTCGTGTTCCAGCAGTACAACCTGATCCCGTATCTCACGCTGGAGGAGAATGTGCTGCTGCCGGAGCAGCTCGCGGGGCGGCGCGTACCCCGCGATGAATCGACGCAGATGCTGGCCCGGTTCGGGCTGGAGGAGAAGCGGACGACGGTCGCGAGCGCCCTGTCGGGTGGGGAACAGCAGCGGGCGGCGCTGTGCCGGGCGATGCTGCTGCGTCCGTCGATCGTGTTCGCCGACGAGCCGACCGGTGCGCTCGACAGCGCGAACTCGCAGCTGGTGCTGCGCGTCCTGCGGGATCTCACCATGCAGGGCACGACGGTGGTGATGGTCACGCACGACGTCGATGCGGCCGCGCTCGCGGATCGCGTGGTGTTCATGCGAGACGGGGCGATCACCGGTGTCACCGGCCCGCTCGACGCGGACAGCATCCTGGCCCGGATGCGGCAGCTGCCCGCCGACTCGACGCGGGAGGGCTGA
- a CDS encoding ATP-binding cassette domain-containing protein, producing the protein MSSAIVETSNLTKRYGGHSVVENLNLRIPAGSVYGFLGPNGAGKSTTMKMLLNLVQPTSGEVQIMGQPMTRSTRRNLLAEIGSLIEAPPGYAHLTGVENMRLVQRMLGLNRQQIDHAVRTVRLQDQMDKKVRNYSLGMKQRLGIAMALARKPRLLILDEPTNGLDPAGIEEIRHLLRQLAEGGVTVMVSSHQLGEIDKTATMLGILSGGRMIFQGSRSELTAASNPDVIITCSNPQAAAVTLQSFDARLTAAGEVAVPGLDDRQTADVVAALVGEEVGVYGVRRHEQTLEDVFMNLTAGGGL; encoded by the coding sequence ATGTCCTCCGCGATTGTCGAAACGTCGAACCTGACCAAGCGCTACGGCGGGCACTCCGTCGTTGAGAACCTCAACCTGCGCATTCCTGCCGGGAGCGTGTACGGGTTCCTCGGCCCGAACGGGGCCGGGAAGTCCACGACGATGAAGATGCTGCTGAACCTCGTCCAGCCCACCAGCGGCGAGGTTCAGATCATGGGACAGCCCATGACCCGCAGCACCCGCCGGAACCTGCTCGCCGAGATCGGCTCCCTCATCGAGGCCCCACCGGGATATGCGCATCTGACCGGGGTCGAGAACATGCGTCTGGTGCAGCGGATGCTCGGCCTGAACCGGCAACAGATCGACCACGCGGTCCGCACCGTGCGGCTGCAGGATCAGATGGACAAGAAGGTCCGCAACTACTCCCTCGGCATGAAGCAGCGCCTCGGGATCGCGATGGCCCTGGCACGCAAGCCTCGGCTCCTCATCTTGGACGAGCCGACCAATGGGCTCGATCCCGCGGGGATCGAGGAAATCCGTCATCTGCTGCGGCAGCTGGCCGAAGGCGGGGTGACCGTGATGGTGTCCTCGCACCAGCTCGGCGAGATCGACAAGACCGCCACCATGCTCGGCATCCTCTCCGGCGGCAGGATGATCTTCCAGGGCTCCCGCTCGGAGCTGACGGCCGCGTCCAACCCGGATGTCATCATCACTTGCTCCAACCCACAGGCCGCCGCCGTCACTCTGCAATCGTTCGACGCCCGCCTCACCGCGGCCGGCGAGGTTGCAGTTCCGGGCCTGGACGATCGGCAGACCGCCGACGTCGTCGCCGCGCTCGTCGGCGAGGAGGTCGGCGTCTATGGGGTGCGCCGCCACGAGCAGACTCTCGAGGACGTGTTCATGAATCTGACCGCAGGGGGCGGGCTGTGA
- a CDS encoding response regulator transcription factor: MIDTAGSSGARLGVMLVDDQRLARTGFALMLRKAADIDVVAAAASGLEAIDILEQRTRDRLPLPDVALMDVRMPVMDGIEATRRIAGRYPSVKILILTTYDEDDYAFGAIAAGASGFLLKDVRTPQLITAIHAVAQGDAILTPRITRQVIERGVPRALPADRRERIRELFDSLSPREAAIARLIADGLSNAEIAERLVLQQPSVRRNVSRILAKLHLRDRVQIAVEWYRAGL; encoded by the coding sequence ATGATCGACACAGCGGGATCGTCGGGCGCGCGGCTGGGCGTCATGCTGGTGGACGATCAGCGCCTGGCGCGCACCGGGTTCGCCCTGATGCTGCGGAAAGCGGCCGACATCGACGTGGTCGCCGCGGCGGCATCGGGACTTGAAGCCATCGACATCCTTGAGCAGCGGACACGCGATCGCCTGCCGCTGCCCGATGTTGCGCTGATGGATGTCCGGATGCCTGTGATGGACGGTATCGAGGCAACCCGCCGGATCGCCGGCCGGTATCCATCGGTCAAAATCCTCATCCTCACCACCTACGACGAGGACGACTACGCATTCGGCGCGATCGCCGCGGGAGCGTCCGGCTTCTTGCTGAAGGACGTGCGCACGCCGCAGCTGATCACCGCCATTCACGCGGTCGCTCAGGGGGACGCGATCCTCACCCCGAGAATCACCCGGCAGGTCATCGAACGTGGGGTGCCGAGGGCGCTTCCGGCCGATCGGCGTGAGCGCATCAGAGAGCTGTTCGACAGCCTCAGCCCGCGCGAGGCCGCCATTGCACGGCTGATCGCGGACGGGCTGTCCAATGCCGAGATCGCCGAGCGTCTCGTCCTGCAGCAGCCATCGGTCAGAAGGAATGTCAGCAGAATCCTCGCCAAGCTTCACTTGCGCGACCGCGTGCAGATCGCCGTCGAGTGGTACAGGGCCGGGTTGTAG
- a CDS encoding addiction module protein translates to MSMTVAEVEQAMLALDQREIAALVHRGIQALDQDGETASQEEVDAAWRNELAKRIDDIQSGNVETIPLEEAFASARAALAAMR, encoded by the coding sequence ATGTCGATGACTGTTGCTGAGGTAGAACAAGCGATGCTTGCGCTTGACCAGCGCGAGATTGCTGCTTTGGTGCATCGCGGCATTCAGGCACTCGACCAGGACGGCGAGACCGCGAGCCAAGAAGAAGTCGATGCCGCCTGGCGTAATGAACTCGCGAAGCGCATTGATGATATTCAAAGCGGCAATGTTGAGACAATACCGCTGGAAGAAGCGTTCGCCAGCGCCCGGGCGGCACTGGCGGCAATGCGGTAG
- a CDS encoding ABC transporter substrate-binding protein, giving the protein MRVLRVLAGAAVALALVACQATGSGTPTNPHDASTTLRLAETNEYETLNPLEYTFSITSKFYDSLVTVGPDGLEPELATEMPVANADLTQWTVSLHQGITFSDGSVFDADDVVAAYEAVLDPATASPLRGSYQIVTDVEATDADTVVFTLSQPYADFPVMLMLGIPSSEMVSGSILDSSLAREPVGTGPYTLADWQQGSSMTLQARDDYWQGTPSIAQIFIGFVPDENARAQRLLAGDFDGAQLSPVVASSLDGQQGLEMFSNQTGDYRGITLPQSLPFFTDPDVRIALNLGTDRQAMVDGILAGHGTAISTPITPSFGDAFNPDATFGYDPERAASLLDEAGWPVGEDGVRAKDGVRFSFELMYFAEDSVRRDIAQSFASDMAQLGIEVQLSAVDRPQAKQKMETTAFVLGGGDVPYSPDTQAYSALHSSFADFDPDDPYSNPSGYRNAEVDALLDAARSEPDPAARDSDYRELQQALIADPPTVSVFVLEHTYVARGLEQHSPIEHVTEPHEHGIAWGPWWNVASWR; this is encoded by the coding sequence ATGCGTGTTTTGAGGGTTCTGGCCGGGGCTGCGGTGGCGCTCGCGCTCGTCGCCTGCCAGGCGACCGGATCTGGCACGCCCACCAATCCCCACGATGCGAGCACGACATTGCGGCTGGCGGAAACCAACGAATACGAGACCCTCAACCCCCTTGAGTACACGTTTTCGATCACGTCGAAGTTCTATGACTCGCTGGTCACCGTCGGCCCGGACGGACTGGAGCCCGAGTTGGCCACCGAGATGCCCGTCGCCAACGCCGATCTGACCCAGTGGACAGTCAGTCTGCACCAGGGCATCACCTTCAGCGACGGTTCTGTTTTCGATGCGGACGATGTCGTCGCCGCCTACGAGGCGGTGCTCGACCCGGCTACTGCTTCGCCGCTGCGCGGCAGCTATCAGATCGTCACCGACGTCGAGGCGACCGACGCCGATACCGTGGTATTCACCTTGTCACAGCCCTATGCAGACTTCCCCGTGATGCTGATGCTCGGCATTCCTTCTTCCGAAATGGTGAGCGGCTCGATACTCGATTCGTCGCTGGCCCGCGAGCCGGTCGGCACCGGCCCCTACACCCTCGCCGACTGGCAGCAAGGCAGTTCGATGACGCTGCAGGCCCGCGACGACTACTGGCAGGGCACGCCGTCGATCGCCCAGATCTTTATCGGATTCGTGCCGGACGAGAACGCCCGGGCACAGCGCCTGCTGGCCGGTGACTTCGACGGAGCCCAGCTCTCGCCGGTCGTCGCCTCAAGCCTTGACGGCCAACAGGGCCTGGAGATGTTCAGCAACCAGACCGGCGACTACCGGGGCATCACCTTGCCGCAGTCGCTGCCGTTTTTCACCGACCCCGATGTGCGAATCGCGTTGAATCTGGGCACCGACCGGCAGGCCATGGTCGACGGCATCCTGGCCGGTCACGGCACCGCGATCAGCACGCCCATCACTCCGTCGTTCGGAGATGCTTTCAACCCGGACGCCACATTCGGCTATGACCCCGAGCGAGCCGCATCCCTGCTAGACGAGGCCGGTTGGCCAGTTGGCGAAGACGGCGTCCGGGCGAAGGACGGCGTCCGATTCTCGTTCGAGCTGATGTACTTCGCCGAAGACAGCGTGCGTCGCGACATCGCGCAGTCGTTCGCGTCCGATATGGCGCAGCTCGGTATCGAGGTGCAGCTGAGCGCAGTCGACCGGCCGCAGGCCAAGCAGAAGATGGAGACCACGGCGTTCGTGCTGGGTGGCGGCGACGTGCCCTACTCGCCCGACACGCAGGCCTACAGCGCGCTGCATTCGTCGTTCGCCGATTTCGATCCGGATGATCCGTACTCGAACCCGAGCGGGTACCGCAATGCCGAGGTGGATGCGTTGCTGGACGCCGCAAGAAGCGAGCCCGATCCGGCAGCGCGTGACTCCGACTACCGCGAACTGCAGCAGGCGCTGATCGCCGATCCACCGACGGTGAGCGTTTTCGTGCTCGAGCACACCTACGTCGCCCGCGGACTCGAGCAGCACTCCCCCATCGAACATGTGACTGAGCCCCACGAGCATGGCATCGCCTGGGGTCCGTGGTGGAATGTGGCGAGCTGGCGATGA
- a CDS encoding type II toxin-antitoxin system RelE/ParE family toxin: MNHVRDTHAKATAELIEAAKWYESRQFGLGDDFLESVEGAVSLILEWPQIAPVFPGWDREPVVRTQAVARFPYRVLYYLTESKLMVVAFAHNRRKPGYWEDRL, translated from the coding sequence GTGAACCACGTCAGAGATACCCACGCGAAGGCTACGGCCGAACTGATTGAAGCCGCGAAGTGGTACGAGAGCAGGCAGTTCGGCCTCGGCGACGATTTCCTTGAATCGGTCGAGGGAGCCGTAAGTCTCATTCTTGAATGGCCACAAATCGCGCCCGTATTCCCTGGCTGGGATCGCGAGCCAGTCGTTCGCACTCAGGCCGTCGCGAGATTTCCTTATCGAGTGCTCTACTACCTGACCGAAAGCAAACTCATGGTCGTCGCCTTCGCGCACAACCGTCGTAAGCCGGGCTATTGGGAAGATCGCCTCTGA
- a CDS encoding type II toxin-antitoxin system VapB family antitoxin: MTKTLIDLDDELVQRAQEASGIRTKKGVVTAALEDTVRRAALDRYVEFVSSGALDDLADPQVTQSAQR; the protein is encoded by the coding sequence ATGACCAAGACACTGATCGACCTTGATGACGAACTGGTTCAACGCGCACAAGAGGCGTCCGGCATCCGGACGAAGAAGGGCGTCGTCACTGCGGCACTGGAGGATACGGTTCGTCGTGCCGCGCTCGACCGCTATGTCGAGTTCGTTTCATCAGGTGCTCTTGACGATCTGGCCGACCCTCAGGTGACCCAATCGGCACAGCGATGA
- a CDS encoding PIN domain-containing protein, producing the protein MRPLFLVDNSVIQRLAKPVVRQAWRGLTERGDIASCLPLLLEAGYSARSAPHHAELLELEQSAKVVLAPAPEILTIALTIQSALFAAEKGRSAGVSDIQIAATAMHYSSPDRPVVIVHYDADFDQIASVMPQLQTKWIVPRGSAD; encoded by the coding sequence ATGAGGCCGCTGTTTCTTGTCGACAATTCCGTCATCCAACGGCTCGCCAAACCCGTCGTACGACAAGCCTGGCGAGGGCTGACGGAGCGCGGGGACATTGCAAGCTGCCTGCCGCTGCTGCTGGAGGCGGGATACTCGGCGCGCTCGGCGCCCCATCATGCCGAGTTGCTTGAGCTTGAGCAGAGCGCGAAGGTCGTGCTCGCGCCGGCGCCGGAGATCCTGACCATCGCGCTCACGATCCAAAGCGCGCTCTTCGCGGCGGAGAAGGGTCGATCTGCAGGGGTGAGCGATATCCAAATCGCGGCGACTGCGATGCATTACTCGAGCCCGGATCGCCCCGTCGTGATCGTGCACTACGACGCAGATTTCGATCAGATCGCCAGCGTCATGCCTCAGTTGCAGACGAAGTGGATTGTTCCCCGCGGAAGTGCGGACTGA